DNA from Ferrovum sp. PN-J185:
TACCTTCAGCATCAATTTTAGATACAGGTTGAGCTAAAAACTCTATATTTTTCTTTGCTAAATAAGGTCTAATCGGGAAAGTGATCTGATCCCGACTGCGCCAGCCCACTGCAATCCATGGATTAGAAGGCACGAATTGGAAATAATCCACCGCATTAACCACAGTTATCCGGTGACCTTTACCTAACTTCTCTCTCAATTCATAGGCTGCAGGCATTCCCCCTGTACCTGCACCTAATACGACTATATGGGCCATGTTCTATCTCCTTTTTTAAAATGGTTGCAGTGTGCTATTAATTTCTTTAATCCTATCTTCTGTTAATTGCCCAGAAAGTGCTGCTAAATTTAATTCATTGATTATCAAATCGACTCTTGATTGAATCCAATTTAAATGAGCATTGGCAGCATCTGTCTCAGCATTTAATAAATCCAAAGTAGTACGATCACCTACTTTTTTACCTAATTGAGTTGCTTTTCGTCTCGCTTCACTCGCTTGCCACGCAGCTTTCAATGCTTCCACACGATTTACACCTGCGGTTAATCCAAGATATGCTTGTTTTGTTTGCAAACCAATCTGCTGGCGCAAACGATTTGTTCTATCTAACGTTACGTCAGCAAGATGCGCTGCCTCATCTTCTTTTGCTATACGCATACCACCGTTATAGAGAGGAATAGTCAGTTGCACGCCTACCATAGCATCTCTATTTAGATTACTAGCATTCGGACCATAATCTCCTGATCCATAGACGTGCGTATCATTGATCTGACCAACCAAATCCAGTGAGGGGCTTGATAACGCGTGATAACGTTTAACATTTTGACGTGCTTCACTTAACTGATTAAGTGCAACCAACAGCTGAGGATTACTGGTATTTACCTGGGATAGCCAAAAATCTAATGGCTTCTTATCAAACACAATTTCACCTGCGCTTGGAATCATAATTTTTAACTGTTCTATATTAATTCCTGTCGCGTCTGAGAGTGCGCTTTCTTTGATATCAAGATCTGTTTGTACAGCTAGTAATTGAGCTTTTAACCCATCTAAGCGGGCAGTTGTCTCATGCACATCCAAAATAGGCGCATCACCTAATTTATAGCGTGCCTGAGCTTCCCCCTGTACTTTTTGGACTGCTTGTAATTGTTCTTGTGTAGTTTTAACTGTCTCAAGCGCCATTGAAACATCAAAATATTTCTTAATCGTTCGTAATATAAAATCTTGTTGTGCGGCTTGCCATTCCAGCTCAGCAGTATTCGCTTCGATATGTAAGGCTTGTGACTGAGACGAGCGTTCTCCATTAATGATAGGCTGACGAATACTAACAGCCCACATGTTATAAGTTCCTTGATTAA
Protein-coding regions in this window:
- a CDS encoding TolC family protein; amino-acid sequence: MKTFRSKARLLSVIISLAITAQGAFATDLITVLNAAQTHDLDFLAAQSTHMAGLTKHDQANAMWRPDISVQGGAGRMNQQTQTAGAQFVQNGTVGIANFNTSINQGTYNMWAVSIRQPIINGERSSQSQALHIEANTAELEWQAAQQDFILRTIKKYFDVSMALETVKTTQEQLQAVQKVQGEAQARYKLGDAPILDVHETTARLDGLKAQLLAVQTDLDIKESALSDATGINIEQLKIMIPSAGEIVFDKKPLDFWLSQVNTSNPQLLVALNQLSEARQNVKRYHALSSPSLDLVGQINDTHVYGSGDYGPNASNLNRDAMVGVQLTIPLYNGGMRIAKEDEAAHLADVTLDRTNRLRQQIGLQTKQAYLGLTAGVNRVEALKAAWQASEARRKATQLGKKVGDRTTLDLLNAETDAANAHLNWIQSRVDLIINELNLAALSGQLTEDRIKEINSTLQPF